From a region of the Eulemur rufifrons isolate Redbay chromosome 7, OSU_ERuf_1, whole genome shotgun sequence genome:
- the LOC138387199 gene encoding thymosin beta-4-like, which translates to MSDKLDMAEIEKFGKSKLKKTGMQEKNPLPSKETIEQEKQEGES; encoded by the coding sequence ATGTCTGACAAACTCGATATGGCTGAGATCGAAAAATTTGGTAAGTCGAAACTGAAAAAGACAGGAATGCAAGAGAAAAATCCACTGCCTTCGAAAGAAACGATTGAACAGGAGAAGCAAGAAGGAGAGTCGTAA
- the RFK gene encoding riboflavin kinase, which produces MRSLPYFCRGQVVRGFGRGSKQLGIPTANFPEQVVDNLPADVSTGIYYGWASVGNGDVHKMVVSIGWNPYYKNTKKSMETHIMHTFKEDFYGEILNVAIVGYLRPEKNFDSLESLISAIHGDIEEAKKRLDLPEHLKLKEDNFFQVPKSKIMNGH; this is translated from the exons ATGAGGAGCCTGCCGTACTTCTGCCGGGGCCAGGTGGTGCGGGGCTTCGGCCGCGGCTCCAAGCAGTTGGGCATCCCCACAG CTAACTTTCCTGAACAAGTAGTAGATAATCTTCCAGCTGACGTATCCACTGGCATTTATTATGGTTGGGCCAGTGTTGGAAATGGAGATGTCCACAAGATGGTGGTGAGCATAGGATGGAATCCCTACTACAAGAATACTAAAAAGTCCATG GAAACTCATATCATGCATACCTTCAAAGAGGATTTCTATGGGGAAATCCTCAATGTGGCCATCGTTGGCTACCTCAGACCAGAAAAGAACTTTGATTCTTTAG AGTCACTTATTTCTGCAATTCATGGTGATATTGAAGAAGCTAAGAAACGACTAGATCTACCAGAACATTTGAAATTGAAAGAAGACAATTTCTTCCAGGTtcctaaaagcaaaataatgaatGGCCACTGA